In Engraulis encrasicolus isolate BLACKSEA-1 chromosome 24, IST_EnEncr_1.0, whole genome shotgun sequence, a single genomic region encodes these proteins:
- the marchf8 gene encoding E3 ubiquitin-protein ligase MARCH8 isoform X2, with protein MNMPLHQISVIPRDIPPSSRVSGSGKAKDKDRDKQNEKPLGHSASRSSNISKAGSPTSVNAPSTFSRTSVTPSSQDICSPTITVAHDQASQKPLQTTVVVLNSNGKSAGSPQSVTTTTFFPPDSPVKPKPPRAAFGAEWLSLLRAPVNIRRDDGGMLKFSRSLNDMGQKMDTLCSGLHFIDRTCSDSELATDLDAPAEPDRHSHSHSHGKACPAGVGKPPLPPSLFPFASPSFSTNYKFVGGQLPPEQILSAPPVPVPLLPPLQDPQQKGSSNLLRFFFPFSQSPTAGSLQHCTSELSSSLASRLQITKSASALLEGTESFCTEEEEEEGEGEVGEDEVFEEEEGVERPLNPATAHQQQQHWQSKLERLHAPLCSLEGDSDLDPCPSPMSEKTVPLSPFSLSGDCCRICHCEGDDESPLITPCHCTGSLRFVHQTCLQQWIKSSDTRCCELCKYEFIMETKLKPLRKWEKLQMTASERRKIMCSVTFHVIAITCVVWSLYVLIDRTAEEIKHGILEWPFWTKLVVVAIGFTGGLVFMYVQCKVYIQLWRRLKAYNRVIYVQNRPETCKKLNFEKPPLMEPSMDNKEALAPAQSDTNSSQYTETEDYSMEILHV; from the exons AATGAGAAGCCCCTCGGCCATTCTGCAAGCAGGTCCAGCAACATCTCAAAG GCGGGGAGTCCAACGTCGGTTAATGCCCCGAGCACTTTCTCCCGGACCTCAGTCACCCCCTCCAGCCAGGACATCTGCAG TCCTACTATCACCGTGGCACATGATCAGGCTTCCCAGAAGCCCTTGCAAACCACCGTGGTGGTGCTCAACTCGAACGGCAAGAGCGCCGGCTCGCCCCAGAGCGTGACCACCACCACCTTCTTCCCGCCCGACTCGCCCGTCAAGCCCAAGCCCCCGCGGGCCGCCTTCGGCGCCGAGTGGCTCTCCCTGCTCAGGGCCCCCGTGAACATCCGGCGGGACGACGGCGGCATGCTCAAGTTCTCGCGCTCGCTCAACGACATGGGCCAGAAGATGGACACCCTGTGCAGCGGGCTGCACTTCATCGACCGCACCTGCTCGGACAGCGAGCTGGCCACCGACCTGGACGCCCCGGCCGAGCCCGaccgccacagccacagccacagccacgggAAAGCCTGTCCCGCCGGCGTTGGCAAACCGCCGTTACCGCCGTCCCTCTTCCCCTTCGCCTCGCCGTCCTTCTCCACCAACTACAAGTTCGTGGGCGGCCAGCTGCCCCCGGAGCAGATTCTCTCGGCGCCCCCGGTCCCCGTGCCCCTGCTGCCGCCCCTCCAGGACCCGCAGCAGAAGGGCTCCAGCAACCTGCTGCGCTTCTTCTTCCCCTTCAGCCAGTCGCCCACGGCCGGCAGCCTGCAGCACTGCACCTCGGAGCTCAGCAGCAGCCTGGCCTCCCGCCTGCAGATCACCAAGTCGGCCAGCGCCCTCCTGGAGGGCACCGAGTCCTTCTgcaccgaggaggaggaggaggagggggaaggggaggtggGCGAGGACGAGGTgtttgaggaagaggagggcgtgGAGAGGCCGCTGAACCCAGCCACcgcacatcagcagcagcagcactggcagTCGAAGCTGGAGAGGCTTCACGCCCCGCTGTGCTCGCTGGAGGGCGACAGCGACTTGGACCCCTGCCCCTCGCCCATGTCGGAAAAAACGGTCCCGCTGTCGCCCTTCTCTCTATCGGGTGATTGCTGCAG gatctgTCACTGCGAGGGTGACGATGAGAGTCCCCTGATCACGCCGTGCCACTGCACGGGCAGCCTGCGCTTCGTGCACCAGACCTGCCTGCAGCAGTGGATCAAGAGCTCGGACACGCGCTGCTGTGAACTCTGCAAGTACGAGTTCATCATGGAGACCAAACTCAAGCCCCTGCGCAAG TGGGAGAAGCTGCAGATGACGGCGAGCGAGCGGAGGAAGATCATGTGCTCGGTCACGTTCCACGTCATCGCCATCACCTGTGTGGTCTGGTCGCTCTACGTGCTCATCGACCGGACGGCCGAGGAGATCAAACATG GGATACTGGAATGGCCCTTCTGGACgaagctggtggtggtggctatAGGTTTCACTGGGGGACTGGTCTTCATGTACGTGCAGTGCAAAGTCTACATCCAGCTGTGGCGGAGACTAAAGGCCTACAACCGCGTCATATACGTGCAGAACCGGCCCGAGACGTGTAAAAAGTTGAACTTCGAGAAGCCGCCGCTCATGGAGCCCAGCATGGACAACAAGGAGGCCCTGGCGCCCGCACAGTCGGACACAAACTCTTCGCAGTACACGGAGACGGAGGATTACAGCATGGAGATCCTCCATGTGTGA